Proteins from one Malaya genurostris strain Urasoe2022 chromosome 2, Malgen_1.1, whole genome shotgun sequence genomic window:
- the LOC131430248 gene encoding uncharacterized protein LOC131430248, translated as MAQELSVALLKRVEKLTETLQFKSCLYLDPRFNFTGSKRLSSIDKELVQDFIVKLNEKISRLRGTTTKHPDTETVFVNNNTSNRSIEETLSNFFDEEYISAATPNSSNILIKELKKLEMREKISILQESSVKAQQFDLLKFWQAQQYTSPLFHAAMVILLAPSTQVSVERAFSAVKLILADNRMGLSSASLEDTLILKLNQELLTELAGKMCDDVV; from the exons ATGGCACAGGAGTTGTCAGTGGCACTTTTAAAGCgagttgaaaaattaaccgaaactcttcaattcaaatcatgttTGTATCTTGATCCACGGTTCAATTTTACTGGTTCGAAAAGATTAAGTTCAATAGACAAGGAATTGGTACAG GATTTTATCGTCAAATTAAACGAGAAAATCTCAAGACTGAGAGGAACAACAACTAAACATCCCGATACAGAGACTGTTTTTGTTAATAATAATACTTCGAACAGATCTATCGAAGAGACGTTGtctaatttttttgacgaaGAATATATAAGTGCTGCAACTCCCAATTCTagtaatattttgataaaagaattgaaaaaattggaGATGCgtgaaaaaatatccatattgcaagAGTCGAGTGTCAAAGCACAACAATTTGACTTACTTAAATTTTGGCAAGCTCAGCAGTATACATCTCCGTTGTTCCACGCAGCAATGGTGATTTTACTTGCCCCCTCAACACAAGTGAGCGTAGAAAGAGCATTTAGTGCAGTCAAACTCATACTTGCTGACAATCGGATGGGTTTGTCAAGTGCTTCTTTAGAGGATACgttaattttgaaactgaatcagGAGTTATTGACAGAATTAGCTGGCAAAATGTGCGACGATGTAGTATGA